One stretch of Streptomyces agglomeratus DNA includes these proteins:
- a CDS encoding ABC transporter ATP-binding protein, producing MTTTPTATAHRATAVAARATELSKVYGQGETQVVALDRVTVDFRQGEFTAIMGPSGSGKSTLMHCVAGLDSFSSGSVRIGETELGTLKDKQLTQLRRDKIGFIFQAFNLLPTLTAAENITLPMDIAGRKPDQEWLKTVIDMVGLSDRLSHRPAQLSGGQQQRVAVARALASRPEIMFGDEPTGNLDSRSGAEVLGFLRNSVRELGQTVVMVTHDPSAASYADRVIFLADGRIVDEMLSPTADGVLDRMKEFDSKGRTS from the coding sequence GTGACCACCACCCCCACCGCCACCGCCCACCGCGCCACCGCGGTGGCCGCACGCGCCACGGAGCTTTCGAAGGTCTACGGGCAGGGCGAGACCCAGGTGGTCGCCCTGGACCGGGTCACGGTCGACTTCCGGCAGGGCGAGTTCACGGCGATCATGGGTCCGTCCGGCTCCGGCAAGTCGACGCTGATGCACTGCGTGGCCGGTCTGGACTCCTTCAGCTCCGGCTCCGTACGGATCGGTGAGACCGAGCTGGGCACCCTTAAGGACAAGCAGCTCACGCAGCTGCGCCGGGACAAGATCGGCTTCATCTTCCAGGCGTTCAACCTGCTGCCCACGCTGACCGCCGCCGAGAACATCACGCTGCCGATGGACATCGCCGGCCGCAAGCCCGACCAGGAGTGGCTGAAGACGGTCATCGACATGGTGGGCCTGTCCGACCGGCTCAGCCACCGCCCCGCGCAGCTCTCCGGCGGCCAGCAGCAGCGCGTCGCCGTGGCCCGCGCGCTGGCGAGCAGGCCGGAGATCATGTTCGGCGACGAGCCGACCGGAAACCTGGACTCGCGCTCGGGCGCCGAGGTCCTGGGCTTCCTGCGGAACTCGGTGCGCGAGCTGGGCCAGACCGTCGTCATGGTGACGCACGATCCGTCGGCCGCCTCGTACGCGGACCGCGTGATCTTCCTGGCGGACGGGCGGATCGTGGACGAGATGCTGAGCCCGACCGCGGACGGTGTCCTCGACCGGATGAAGGAGTTCGACTCCAAGGGCCGCACCAGCTGA
- a CDS encoding ABC transporter permease, giving the protein MFRTALRNVLAHKARLLMTVLAVMLGVAFVSGTLVFTDTLSNAYSNQSAKSYKDVAVAVTTYPDMENSKKEQGIDARTLKKIQGLDGVASATGRVSGFAGVADPDGKLIGNGWSNTGANFEPGANGKDPAYDFTDGSGPAKAGEIALDKATADKGEYRTGDTVRVATNGPVKEYTLSGVFTTEDGQVNAGGSLVLFETPAAQKLYLTPGHFKDVTIAAASGTSEQKLLDAVKPLLPKEAEAQTGRELADDQAKMIEEGLSTLNQVLLGFAAIALFVGVFLISNTFTMLVAQRTKELALMRAVGASRRQVKRSVLLEAMVVGAIASVVGFALGLGLATGLRSAMSMFGAKMPAGPLIVSPTAVAAAFAVGVLVTMLAAWLPARRAAKIPPVAAMSSVHAVATTKSLVVRNSIGGFITLLGAAGILAGAAAGKDGRMLIGAGAFFALIGIIVLIPLLSRPVIALVRPLISKLFGVSGTLAGQNAVRNPRRTGATASALAIGLTLVTGLSVLGVTMGRAVDKMTTDNIKADYMFTMAGGGSLDTSALSALEKAPGVSAVSPQTAADFDLKGEWAAASGVTPGDIERVINVTPVAGSLDSLAEGAIAVDDKTAKSRGFKVGDSVPVKWADGKKGKLKVGATYKGNEFLSPVLIDQKTVTEHQAKPYIREIWVKTDGGASEANEKALVDALGQNPAISVMDQQDIRNQFGGMINTMLNIMYGLLGMALLIAVLGVINTLAMSVFERQQEIGMLRAIGLDRRRVKTMIRLEAVVISLFGAVIGVGLGTFLGWAIGQTVRDQVPGYALVLPWDRIGVFLLLAAVVGVLAAMWPARSAARLNMLDAIKAE; this is encoded by the coding sequence ATGTTCCGTACCGCCCTGCGCAATGTGCTCGCGCACAAGGCCAGGCTGCTGATGACCGTGCTCGCCGTAATGCTCGGCGTGGCCTTCGTGTCCGGCACCCTGGTCTTCACCGACACCCTCTCCAACGCCTACAGCAACCAGTCCGCCAAGAGCTACAAGGACGTCGCCGTCGCGGTCACCACGTACCCCGACATGGAGAACAGCAAGAAGGAACAGGGGATAGACGCCCGGACCCTGAAGAAGATCCAGGGCCTGGACGGCGTCGCCTCCGCCACCGGCCGGGTTTCCGGCTTCGCCGGGGTCGCCGACCCCGACGGCAAGTTGATCGGCAACGGCTGGTCGAACACCGGAGCGAACTTCGAGCCGGGCGCGAACGGCAAGGACCCGGCGTACGACTTCACCGACGGCTCCGGCCCCGCGAAGGCCGGTGAGATCGCTCTCGACAAGGCCACCGCCGACAAGGGCGAGTACCGGACGGGTGACACCGTGCGGGTCGCGACCAACGGCCCGGTGAAGGAGTACACCCTCTCCGGCGTCTTCACCACCGAGGACGGCCAGGTCAACGCCGGCGGCTCGCTGGTGCTCTTCGAGACCCCTGCCGCCCAGAAGCTCTACCTGACGCCCGGCCACTTCAAGGACGTCACGATCGCCGCCGCCTCCGGCACGTCCGAGCAGAAGCTGCTCGACGCGGTGAAGCCGCTGCTGCCCAAGGAGGCCGAGGCCCAGACGGGCAGGGAGCTCGCCGACGACCAGGCGAAGATGATCGAGGAGGGTCTGAGCACCCTCAACCAGGTACTGCTCGGCTTCGCCGCGATAGCGCTCTTCGTCGGCGTCTTCCTGATCTCCAACACCTTCACCATGCTGGTCGCCCAGCGCACCAAGGAACTGGCGCTGATGCGCGCGGTCGGCGCCTCGCGCCGCCAGGTCAAGCGCTCCGTACTGCTCGAAGCCATGGTGGTCGGCGCGATCGCCTCCGTGGTCGGCTTCGCCCTCGGACTCGGCCTCGCGACCGGGCTGCGCTCCGCGATGTCCATGTTCGGCGCGAAGATGCCGGCCGGTCCGCTGATCGTCTCGCCCACCGCGGTCGCCGCCGCCTTCGCGGTCGGCGTCCTGGTCACCATGCTCGCCGCGTGGCTGCCCGCCCGCCGGGCCGCGAAGATCCCGCCGGTGGCGGCGATGAGCAGCGTGCACGCCGTGGCGACCACCAAGTCGCTCGTCGTACGCAACTCCATCGGCGGCTTCATCACGCTGCTGGGCGCCGCCGGCATCCTCGCCGGCGCGGCGGCCGGCAAGGACGGCCGGATGCTCATCGGGGCCGGCGCGTTCTTCGCGCTGATCGGCATCATCGTGCTGATCCCGCTGCTGTCCCGCCCGGTCATCGCGCTCGTACGGCCGCTGATCAGCAAGCTCTTCGGGGTGTCGGGCACGCTGGCCGGCCAGAACGCGGTCCGCAACCCGCGGCGCACCGGAGCCACCGCGTCGGCGCTGGCCATCGGCCTCACTCTGGTCACCGGGCTGTCCGTGCTGGGCGTCACGATGGGCCGGGCCGTGGACAAGATGACCACGGACAACATCAAGGCCGACTACATGTTCACGATGGCCGGCGGCGGTTCGCTGGACACGTCGGCGCTCAGCGCGCTGGAGAAGGCGCCGGGCGTGTCCGCGGTCTCGCCGCAGACGGCCGCCGACTTCGACCTCAAGGGCGAGTGGGCCGCCGCCTCCGGCGTCACGCCGGGCGACATCGAGCGGGTCATCAACGTCACGCCGGTCGCCGGCTCGCTGGACTCGCTCGCCGAGGGCGCGATAGCGGTCGACGACAAGACGGCGAAGAGCCGCGGCTTCAAGGTCGGCGACAGCGTGCCGGTGAAGTGGGCCGACGGCAAGAAGGGGAAGCTGAAGGTCGGCGCGACGTACAAGGGCAACGAGTTCCTCTCGCCGGTCCTCATCGACCAGAAGACCGTCACCGAACACCAGGCCAAGCCGTACATCCGCGAGATCTGGGTGAAGACGGACGGCGGCGCGAGCGAGGCGAACGAGAAGGCGCTCGTGGACGCGCTGGGGCAGAACCCGGCGATCAGCGTGATGGACCAGCAGGACATCCGCAACCAGTTCGGCGGCATGATCAACACGATGCTGAACATCATGTACGGCCTGCTGGGCATGGCCCTGCTGATCGCGGTGCTCGGTGTCATCAACACCCTGGCGATGTCCGTCTTCGAGCGTCAGCAGGAGATCGGCATGCTGCGCGCGATCGGCCTCGACCGGCGCAGGGTCAAGACCATGATCCGGCTGGAGGCCGTGGTCATCTCGCTCTTCGGCGCGGTGATCGGTGTCGGCCTCGGTACGTTCCTGGGCTGGGCCATCGGCCAGACGGTCAGGGACCAGGTGCCGGGTTACGCACTGGTCCTGCCGTGGGACCGGATCGGCGTCTTCCTGCTGCTGGCGGCGGTCGTCGGCGTGCTGGCCGCGATGTGGCCGGCCCGCAGCGCGGCGAGGCTGAACATGCTCGACGCGATCAAGGCCGAGTAG